In one Chiloscyllium punctatum isolate Juve2018m chromosome 47, sChiPun1.3, whole genome shotgun sequence genomic region, the following are encoded:
- the LOC140468612 gene encoding uncharacterized protein, translating into MEPEREQRLEEEEEEEEEEGGEVETPAERLQAGGEEEEEDEEEGAVPFALLAVPPPAPCHCAVCEKGFSCRSHLERHLRVHTGERPFECAVCGNRFNRASNLRRHQQHRAAAGGQGPLECPLCHRLFCVTGDLVRHRRAHAGERPFECAVCGKRFCRLAVLEIHQRYHTGERPYQCPLCAKRFYTSSELNRHRRTHTGERPYQCPHCAKCFYTASKLAVHRQIHTGERPYPCPECAKRFYTAGKLRRHQRTHRPASQFICGVCGKTFARTSHLTNHQRTHR; encoded by the coding sequence ATGGAGCCGGAGAGGGAGCAGCgtctggaggaggaggaggaggaggaggaggaggaagggggagaggtggAGACTCCGGCAGAGAGGCTGCAGGCGGGAggcgaggaggaggaggaggatgaggaGGAGGGCGCGGTGCCCTTTGCCCTCTTGGCGGTGCCGCCCCCCGCCCCCTGCCACTGCGCGGTGTGCGAGAAGGGCTTCAGCTGCCGCTCCCACTTGGAGCGCCACCTGCGGGTGCACACGGGCGAGCGGCCCTTCGAGTGCGCGGTGTGCGGCAACCGCTTCAACCGGGCCAGCAACCTGCGGCGGCACCAGCAGCACCGGGCGGCGGCCGGGGGGCAGGGCCCCCTGGAGTGCCCGCTCTGCCACCGGCTCTTCTGCGTGACCGGGGACCTGGTGCGGCACCGTCGGGCCCACGCCGGCGAGCGGCCCTTCGAGTGCGCGGTGTGCGGCAAGCGCTTCTGCCGGCTGGCGGTGCTGGAGATCCACCAGCGGTACCACACCGGCGAGCGGCCCTACCAGTGCCCGCTGTGCGCCAAGCGCTTCTACACCTCCAGCGAGCTGAACCGCCACCGGCGCACCCACACCGGCGAGCGGCCCTACCAGTGCCCGCACTGCGCCAAGTGCTTCTACACCGCCAGCAAGCTGGCCGTGCACCGGCAGATCCACACCGGCGAGCGGCCCTACCCCTGCCCGGAGTGCGCCAAACGCTTCTACACCGCCGGCAAACTCCGCCGGCACCAGCGCACCCACCGGCCCGCCAGCCAGTTCATCTGCGGCGTCTGCGGCAAAACCTTCGCCCGGACCAGTCACCTCACCAACCACCAACGCACCCACCGCTGA